The following nucleotide sequence is from Bacteroidales bacterium.
ATTAGCTTATTTAAATCAAGGAGAAAATACTTTTGATTTTGCAGCTCTTTATTCCAATCATTGCGAAAAAGATCGTCTATCTGAATTTAAACATCAAATAGATAAATTACTCAAATAAATAATCAATAAAAAAGGGATGAAATTTCATCCCTTTTTTATTGATTAACTTTTTAAATGGATTACTCCTTTAACCTTCTTTTTTCTTTAGAAGCTCTTCCATAAGTATTTTATTTTCCATTAACTCTTTCTCTGCTAATCTGCGTACAGTTGTATCTAAAATAAAACCTTCAACACCTACTACTTCTCCGTTCATAACTACAGGAGTCATTGTAACGGTATGGAAGCCTAAAGATCCGTCTTTACAAACACGTTTTACTTCACCATGAGGAATAGTTTCTCCTTGCAATACCCGATTAAAGGTTTTTTCCAACTCGGCAAAATCTTCTTTTGTACGACTTAAGGAATAATGCTTTCCAATAATTTCGTCAGCAGAATCGTATTTATAAAGACGTATCCATGCATCGTTTACAGCACCATAATAACCCAATTTATTAATTCTGAAATATCCCGCACCCGATTTAGCAATCACATTTTGGAATTTTTCTTCCTTTTTCATCCCCAAAAATTTTTCAGTTTCTTCTAAGGCTTCATCAAGAAGTTCTTTTTTATGATCATCGGTTTTTAAATGAGATTCAGTAGCTTTTAAAACGACTTCCATTTCATTAACAACCATTGCGCGAGCATCATTAGGATCTACCTTTTCCCATCCTGTTAGCATTGCTGTTATTGCTGCCAAAGGTGTATGACCTGTTGTAGTTAAATAAACATGTGCAATAATAAATGTAACTACCGAAAAAGCGCCGATGGTATGTATAAGAGCAACAAGATCTAAACTACTTAGTTCAAATGTTGTATTTGGATAATTCAAATACATAAATGCAAAACCGGTAACTCCCATAACAGGAATAATTAAAATATTTAATCCCAAATAAATAAGACGCTGTAGGGGGTTAAATTTATTATAAATAAGTTTTCTTGTTGGATGTTCGGCACCTCTAAAAATACCTGTAATATAATAATCTACCTGTGCCTTAAGAAGTTTTAGTGTAGGTTTATATTGCCTCCACTCACCGGTTGTAAAGTGCCAGAAAATAACAAAAACTATTAGTATAAGATAAGCCCAAGCCGCTACTCCGTGTAATTTTACAGCATTCTCAAATCCAAACAAACTATAAGAGCTGTGTATTTCAAATCCCGTTAAAGCCAAGGTAATCATTAATAAAACCTGAGTCCAGTGCCAAAAACGCTCAAAACCTTTATATATATATATTTTCATAAAAAATTATTTTTTAATTAATGACTTACATTCTTACGGAAGAAAATACGCAAACCTCCATGTATTAAAACTCCTGCGAGTGTGGATACTAAAAGTATTATTCCTAAATAATCTAACCATTCGTAGTGATCACGTCCGGGCATATAAAAACCATCCAATTCGCTTAAACGACTTTCATCTCCACGAGCGTGACAATCGGTACATTTTAAGGCTTGATCTGCAGGAGCAACCTGATGATTTAATGGCCAATACATTTCTGTTTCTACAAAACCAAATTTTCCACTAAAAGGTTGATGAATATATTCTGTTCCTTTTTCAAGCGATTTAGCCCAGTCGAAATCTGCCCAAAATGCTCCGCTGCCTTTTGGCCCAACTACTTTTGGCTGAAGTAAAGTATTATATTCAGTATCATAAGGTTGTTTTCCACGCATGATTTTTACCGGCCAAATTTTTGATGGTGCAAGCGATTTAGTCTGTGCCCCTTTATCTGCATAAGATCCGTCTAAAGTATTAAGCTGTACGGGAATAGTATCTATTTTATCCGTAACCAAATGGTGTCCTGCCAAACCGTTAAACCAACGATATTCAGGTATTACATTACGACCCCATTTAAAATTTCCTTTTTTCGAAAAGTAGACAACATCTCCTATGCTAT
It contains:
- a CDS encoding cytochrome b/b6 domain-containing protein; the protein is MKIYIYKGFERFWHWTQVLLMITLALTGFEIHSSYSLFGFENAVKLHGVAAWAYLILIVFVIFWHFTTGEWRQYKPTLKLLKAQVDYYITGIFRGAEHPTRKLIYNKFNPLQRLIYLGLNILIIPVMGVTGFAFMYLNYPNTTFELSSLDLVALIHTIGAFSVVTFIIAHVYLTTTGHTPLAAITAMLTGWEKVDPNDARAMVVNEMEVVLKATESHLKTDDHKKELLDEALEETEKFLGMKKEEKFQNVIAKSGAGYFRINKLGYYGAVNDAWIRLYKYDSADEIIGKHYSLSRTKEDFAELEKTFNRVLQGETIPHGEVKRVCKDGSLGFHTVTMTPVVMNGEVVGVEGFILDTTVRRLAEKELMENKILMEELLKKKEG